A genome region from Musa acuminata AAA Group cultivar baxijiao chromosome BXJ3-5, Cavendish_Baxijiao_AAA, whole genome shotgun sequence includes the following:
- the LOC103985801 gene encoding uncharacterized protein LOC103985801 isoform X2, which produces MKGRSQRLPPAEPPDDWGDGSWTVDCSCGVTFDDGEEMVSCDECGVWVHTRCSRYVRGEASFACHNCKAAARRLRSASAAAVGHFPLPVDTEETEVAQLLVELPTKTDVCPPPPPPPLQPADSAAGPHRRRLWAEIPLEDRVHVQGVPGGEPNLFGGLSSIFTSQLWKCTGYVPKKFNFRYREFPCWEEDEEKKEGEEEAENPANRGADVLFSLSKEIIPYVPMKKFDAAIKEGEGKVSSGSRSSLSCRKKDRSRLRTVGQANVAKKRREEPGETKDWTGKKKARSSAEKIASDTKRRGSVPFTGMKKFEFQKDKDLQLEEASVPGPKSEDQTEELHSASCFAGQPKGMGHSDKPKHLLADSSMIAREVKVEKVDQLETVKTEKSDNSPKMDVASRGGTSQIAKESSTDEVSSRAMYCMKEPKDESNFEGRLAKVSSSVVMDSGTSKPASADLANGCKELLDKPVLSGSKDAVILSTKMDANEVKIEGADDLSTGNLNFTAPCTVAKLPAIDSQQHGQLLNQLSEGIQDQENKSSFPSHGHWSQDVSRECNEFKDSITSRTGELLKHCNQVENSAEQKGTLEIGHVGVIKDSSTSFSPVVTKLSVPCTNMSSSTSTSSAGKASHLTKQARAKVSTNTAAKKEGAPTPAGENMGEILENPAKGQSKVSLFSGSRPSKTSRTSYDSASEHLVSDSKEELPFQSSKASGKEDRTAVLRTHDVAGSLQSQVASVQIKQTSTNLSHRTERSHQSAPYTSSKVLSTSIFMHPSASSNATTTLSDEELALLLHQELNSSPRVPRVPRVRQAAGIQSTPTTGMSVLSKRPSVSGGKDQVSVFRRKNKEDASKYVTRNSQELNDESRKKGRLSSFPDQRHQQSSISSEKKKESQIRPPDLALIKNISLASGEGEKSDPFSSSEVSEHITSIACSSPRDIPRDEGGVIVRTLPGLIDEIMSKDKHIRYEELCNAVRPHWHDLRKPNGERYAYPSYLHAVHDCLRNRSEWAHLIDQGPKTNSSKKRRKAEVDPDVATIESENEKARTRASKEEDNAVDSHREDFPKRKRNARKRRRLELRGTGVMEEGRKRRSRAAVSDYYSAALSHSSNEGNESLFSEDESQVAGPHAGGTETSSSSSDDST; this is translated from the exons ATGAAGGGGCGGTCGCAGCGGCTGCCCCCGGCGGAGCCCCCGGACGACTGGGGCGACGGGTCGTGGACGGTGGACTGCTCCTGCGGCGTCACCTTCGACGACGGGGAGGAGATGGTGAGCTGCGACGAGTGCGGCGTGTGGGTGCACACCCGCTGCTCCCGCTACGTCCGCGGCGAGGCGTCCTTCGCTTGCCACAACTGCAAGGCCGCCGCCCGGAGGCTCCGCtcagcctccgccgccgccgtcggGCACTTCCCCCTCCCCGTTGACACCGAGGAGACCGAGGTCGCCCAGCTCCTCGTGGAGCTCCCCACCAAGACCGATGTCTGCCCGCCACCTCCCCCTCCGCCGCTACAGCCGGCCGACTCCGCGGCTGGGCCCCATCGGCGCCGTCTCTGGGCGGAGATTCCGCTCGAGGACCGTGTCCACGTGCAGGGGGTCCCCGGCGGCGAGCCGAACCTCTTCGGAGGCCTCTCATCGATCTTCACGTCGCAGCTCTGGAAGTGCACCGGGTACGTGCCCAAGAAGTTCAATTTCCGATACAGGGAGTTCCCTTGttgggaggaggacgaggagaagaaagagggggaggaggaggccgaGAACCCGGCCAACAGAGGGGCTGATGTGCTATTCTCCCTCTCCAAGGAGATCATTCCTTATGTTCCGATGAAGAAGTTTGATGCGGCCATCAAGGAGGGAGAAGGGAAAGTCTCAAGTGGCAGCCGCTCATCCCTGAGTTGCAGAAAGAAGGATAGGAGCAGGCTTCGGACAGTTGGGcaggcaaatgttgctaagaagaggagggaggagccAGGAGAAACAAAGGACTGGACCGGTAAGAAGAAGGCTAGGAGTTCTGCTGAGAAAATTGCAAGTGATACTAAGAGGAGAG GTTCTGTACCTTTCACTGGTATGAAGAAATTCGAGTTCCAAAAGGACAAGGATCTCCAGCTTGAAGAGGCAAGCGTTCCAGGTCCAAAAAGTGAAGATCAGACAGAAGAATTACACTCAGCATCCTGTTTTGCTGGTCAGCCAAAAGGAATGGGTCACAGTGACAAGCCCAAGCACCTACTTGCTGATAGTAGTATGATAGCGAGAGAGGTGAAGGTTGAGAAAGTTGACCAGCTGGAAACTGTAAAAACCGAGAAAAGTGATAATTCTCCAAAAATGGATGTTGCATCTCGAGGTGGCACAAGTCAAATTGCAAAAGAATCTAGTACAGATGAG GTTAGTAGCAGAGCCATGTACTGCATGAAAGAACCCAAGGATGAGAGCAATTTTGAAGGGCGTCTAGCTAAGGTTTCTTCAAGTGTTGTGATGGACTCAGGAACCTCAAAGCCTGCCAGTGCTGATCTTGCAAATGGTTGTAAAGAATTGCTAGACAAGCCAGTACTTTCAGGCTCAAAAGATGCAGTGATATTAAGCACAAAAATGGATGCAAATGAAGTGAAAATTGAAGGTGCTGATGACCTGTCAACAGGGAATTTAAATTTCACTGCTCCTTGTACAGTTGCAAAGTTGCCTGCTATAGACAGCCAACAACATGGGCAATTATTGAATCAGTTATCTGAGGGTATTCAGGACCAAGAAAACAAATCTAGTTTTCCATCTCATGGACATTGGTCTCAGGATGTTAGCAGAGAGTGTAATGAATTTAAAGATAGTATAACTTCAAGAACTGGTGAGCTTCTGAAACATTGCAATCAAGTGGAGAATTCAGCAGAACAAAAAGGCACACTGGAGATAGGACATG TAGGTGTCATAAAGGATTCTTCAACTTCATTTTCACCAGTTGTCACCAAGCTATCTGTTCCATGTACAAACATGTCTTCCAGTACGTCTACATCCTCAGCTGGTAAGGCAAGCCATTTAACCAAACAAGCACGAGCAAAGGTGAGCACAAATACTGCTGCCAAGAAAGAAGGTGCACCAACTCCAGCTGGAGAAAATATGGGAGAGATTTTAGAAAATCCGGCAAAAGGTCAGTCAAAAGTTTCCCTATTTTCTGGATCTAGGCCATCAAAAACTAGTAGAACATCTTATGATTCTGCCTCTGAGCATCTGGTATCAGATTCAAAAGAAGAATTGCCTTTTCAATCTTCAAAAGCTTCCGGCAAAGAGGACAGAACAGCAGTTTTACGCACTCATGATGTTGCTGGTTCATTGCAGTCCCAAGTAGCTTCTGTTCAAATAAAGCAGACTTCCACAAACCTGTCTCATAGAACTGAAAGAAGTCATCAGTCAGCTCCATACACTTCCTCAAAAGTTCTAAGCACCTCTATTTTTATGCATCCATCTGCATCAAGCAATGCTACCACGACTTTAAGTGATGAAGAG CTCGCACTATTGCTGCATCAAGAATTAAACAGCTCTCCTAGAGTTCCCAGGGTGCCACGTGTGCGGCAAGCTGCTGGCATACAGTCAACCCCCACCACCGGCATGAGTGTGCTTTCCAAACGCCCTTCTGTTTCTGGGGGAAAGGATCAAGTCTCG GTATTCAGaaggaaaaacaaagaagatGCATCGAAATATGTTACCCGCAATTCTCAAGAGTTAAATGATGAGAGCAGGAAAAAGGGTAGGTTGTCATCTTTTCCAGACCAGAGACATCAGCAATCATCCATCTCATCAGAGAAGAAAAAGGAATCACAGATTAGACCTCCTGACTTGGCGTTAATAAAGAATATTTCTCTTGCCTCTGGTGAAGGTGAAAAAAGTGATCCTTTTTCCTCATCTGAGGTTAGTGAACATATTACTTCTATAGCATGCAGCTCACCTAGGGATATTCCGAGAGATGAAGGTGGTGTTATTGTGCGCACTTTGCCTG GATTGATAGATGAGATTATGAGTAAAGATAAGCACATAAGGTATGAAGAGCTGTGCAATGCTGTTCGCCCG CATTGGCATGATTTAAGAAAACCCAATGGCGAGCGGTATGCTTATCCGAGTTATTTACATGCGGTCCATGATTGTCTGAGGAACAGGAGTGAATGGGCTCATCTAATAGATCAAGGTCCTAAG ACAAATTCAagcaagaagaggaggaaggccgAGGTTGACCCTGACGTGGCAACAattgaatctgaaaatgaaaaagCAAGGACCAGAGCTTCAAAGGAAGAAGACAACGCGGTGGACTCACATAGAGAAGATTTTCCAAAGCGCAAACGCAATGCGCGGAAGCGTAGGCGACTTGAGCTACGAGGAACCGGTGTGATGGAGGAGGGTAGGAAGAGGCGGAGCCGAGCTGCCGTTTCAGATTATTACTCTGCCGCATTGTCTCATTCGAGCAATGAGGGCAATGAATCCCTCTTCAGCGAGGACGAAAGCCAAGTGGCCGGACCACATGCTGGTGGGACCGAAACCTCTAGTTCTAGCTCAGACGACTCCACTTGA
- the LOC103985801 gene encoding uncharacterized protein LOC103985801 isoform X1, with protein MKGRSQRLPPAEPPDDWGDGSWTVDCSCGVTFDDGEEMVSCDECGVWVHTRCSRYVRGEASFACHNCKAAARRLRSASAAAVGHFPLPVDTEETEVAQLLVELPTKTDVCPPPPPPPLQPADSAAGPHRRRLWAEIPLEDRVHVQGVPGGEPNLFGGLSSIFTSQLWKCTGYVPKKFNFRYREFPCWEEDEEKKEGEEEAENPANRGADVLFSLSKEIIPYVPMKKFDAAIKEGEGKVSSGSRSSLSCRKKDRSRLRTVGQANVAKKRREEPGETKDWTGKKKARSSAEKIASDTKRRGSVPFTGMKKFEFQKDKDLQLEEASVPGPKSEDQTEELHSASCFAGQPKGMGHSDKPKHLLADSSMIAREVKVEKVDQLETVKTEKSDNSPKMDVASRGGTSQIAKESSTDEVSSRAMYCMKEPKDESNFEGRLAKVSSSVVMDSGTSKPASADLANGCKELLDKPVLSGSKDAVILSTKMDANEVKIEGADDLSTGNLNFTAPCTVAKLPAIDSQQHGQLLNQLSEGIQDQENKSSFPSHGHWSQDVSRECNEFKDSITSRTGELLKHCNQVENSAEQKGTLEIGHGTKNFNESTNSRLQDLNSLIPDAVNLAVGVIKDSSTSFSPVVTKLSVPCTNMSSSTSTSSAGKASHLTKQARAKVSTNTAAKKEGAPTPAGENMGEILENPAKGQSKVSLFSGSRPSKTSRTSYDSASEHLVSDSKEELPFQSSKASGKEDRTAVLRTHDVAGSLQSQVASVQIKQTSTNLSHRTERSHQSAPYTSSKVLSTSIFMHPSASSNATTTLSDEELALLLHQELNSSPRVPRVPRVRQAAGIQSTPTTGMSVLSKRPSVSGGKDQVSVFRRKNKEDASKYVTRNSQELNDESRKKGRLSSFPDQRHQQSSISSEKKKESQIRPPDLALIKNISLASGEGEKSDPFSSSEVSEHITSIACSSPRDIPRDEGGVIVRTLPGLIDEIMSKDKHIRYEELCNAVRPHWHDLRKPNGERYAYPSYLHAVHDCLRNRSEWAHLIDQGPKTNSSKKRRKAEVDPDVATIESENEKARTRASKEEDNAVDSHREDFPKRKRNARKRRRLELRGTGVMEEGRKRRSRAAVSDYYSAALSHSSNEGNESLFSEDESQVAGPHAGGTETSSSSSDDST; from the exons ATGAAGGGGCGGTCGCAGCGGCTGCCCCCGGCGGAGCCCCCGGACGACTGGGGCGACGGGTCGTGGACGGTGGACTGCTCCTGCGGCGTCACCTTCGACGACGGGGAGGAGATGGTGAGCTGCGACGAGTGCGGCGTGTGGGTGCACACCCGCTGCTCCCGCTACGTCCGCGGCGAGGCGTCCTTCGCTTGCCACAACTGCAAGGCCGCCGCCCGGAGGCTCCGCtcagcctccgccgccgccgtcggGCACTTCCCCCTCCCCGTTGACACCGAGGAGACCGAGGTCGCCCAGCTCCTCGTGGAGCTCCCCACCAAGACCGATGTCTGCCCGCCACCTCCCCCTCCGCCGCTACAGCCGGCCGACTCCGCGGCTGGGCCCCATCGGCGCCGTCTCTGGGCGGAGATTCCGCTCGAGGACCGTGTCCACGTGCAGGGGGTCCCCGGCGGCGAGCCGAACCTCTTCGGAGGCCTCTCATCGATCTTCACGTCGCAGCTCTGGAAGTGCACCGGGTACGTGCCCAAGAAGTTCAATTTCCGATACAGGGAGTTCCCTTGttgggaggaggacgaggagaagaaagagggggaggaggaggccgaGAACCCGGCCAACAGAGGGGCTGATGTGCTATTCTCCCTCTCCAAGGAGATCATTCCTTATGTTCCGATGAAGAAGTTTGATGCGGCCATCAAGGAGGGAGAAGGGAAAGTCTCAAGTGGCAGCCGCTCATCCCTGAGTTGCAGAAAGAAGGATAGGAGCAGGCTTCGGACAGTTGGGcaggcaaatgttgctaagaagaggagggaggagccAGGAGAAACAAAGGACTGGACCGGTAAGAAGAAGGCTAGGAGTTCTGCTGAGAAAATTGCAAGTGATACTAAGAGGAGAG GTTCTGTACCTTTCACTGGTATGAAGAAATTCGAGTTCCAAAAGGACAAGGATCTCCAGCTTGAAGAGGCAAGCGTTCCAGGTCCAAAAAGTGAAGATCAGACAGAAGAATTACACTCAGCATCCTGTTTTGCTGGTCAGCCAAAAGGAATGGGTCACAGTGACAAGCCCAAGCACCTACTTGCTGATAGTAGTATGATAGCGAGAGAGGTGAAGGTTGAGAAAGTTGACCAGCTGGAAACTGTAAAAACCGAGAAAAGTGATAATTCTCCAAAAATGGATGTTGCATCTCGAGGTGGCACAAGTCAAATTGCAAAAGAATCTAGTACAGATGAG GTTAGTAGCAGAGCCATGTACTGCATGAAAGAACCCAAGGATGAGAGCAATTTTGAAGGGCGTCTAGCTAAGGTTTCTTCAAGTGTTGTGATGGACTCAGGAACCTCAAAGCCTGCCAGTGCTGATCTTGCAAATGGTTGTAAAGAATTGCTAGACAAGCCAGTACTTTCAGGCTCAAAAGATGCAGTGATATTAAGCACAAAAATGGATGCAAATGAAGTGAAAATTGAAGGTGCTGATGACCTGTCAACAGGGAATTTAAATTTCACTGCTCCTTGTACAGTTGCAAAGTTGCCTGCTATAGACAGCCAACAACATGGGCAATTATTGAATCAGTTATCTGAGGGTATTCAGGACCAAGAAAACAAATCTAGTTTTCCATCTCATGGACATTGGTCTCAGGATGTTAGCAGAGAGTGTAATGAATTTAAAGATAGTATAACTTCAAGAACTGGTGAGCTTCTGAAACATTGCAATCAAGTGGAGAATTCAGCAGAACAAAAAGGCACACTGGAGATAGGACATGGTACAAAAAATTTTAATGAATCTACAAACTCAAGATTGCAAGATTTGAATAGTTTAATTCCTGATGCAGTTAATTTGGCAGTAGGTGTCATAAAGGATTCTTCAACTTCATTTTCACCAGTTGTCACCAAGCTATCTGTTCCATGTACAAACATGTCTTCCAGTACGTCTACATCCTCAGCTGGTAAGGCAAGCCATTTAACCAAACAAGCACGAGCAAAGGTGAGCACAAATACTGCTGCCAAGAAAGAAGGTGCACCAACTCCAGCTGGAGAAAATATGGGAGAGATTTTAGAAAATCCGGCAAAAGGTCAGTCAAAAGTTTCCCTATTTTCTGGATCTAGGCCATCAAAAACTAGTAGAACATCTTATGATTCTGCCTCTGAGCATCTGGTATCAGATTCAAAAGAAGAATTGCCTTTTCAATCTTCAAAAGCTTCCGGCAAAGAGGACAGAACAGCAGTTTTACGCACTCATGATGTTGCTGGTTCATTGCAGTCCCAAGTAGCTTCTGTTCAAATAAAGCAGACTTCCACAAACCTGTCTCATAGAACTGAAAGAAGTCATCAGTCAGCTCCATACACTTCCTCAAAAGTTCTAAGCACCTCTATTTTTATGCATCCATCTGCATCAAGCAATGCTACCACGACTTTAAGTGATGAAGAG CTCGCACTATTGCTGCATCAAGAATTAAACAGCTCTCCTAGAGTTCCCAGGGTGCCACGTGTGCGGCAAGCTGCTGGCATACAGTCAACCCCCACCACCGGCATGAGTGTGCTTTCCAAACGCCCTTCTGTTTCTGGGGGAAAGGATCAAGTCTCG GTATTCAGaaggaaaaacaaagaagatGCATCGAAATATGTTACCCGCAATTCTCAAGAGTTAAATGATGAGAGCAGGAAAAAGGGTAGGTTGTCATCTTTTCCAGACCAGAGACATCAGCAATCATCCATCTCATCAGAGAAGAAAAAGGAATCACAGATTAGACCTCCTGACTTGGCGTTAATAAAGAATATTTCTCTTGCCTCTGGTGAAGGTGAAAAAAGTGATCCTTTTTCCTCATCTGAGGTTAGTGAACATATTACTTCTATAGCATGCAGCTCACCTAGGGATATTCCGAGAGATGAAGGTGGTGTTATTGTGCGCACTTTGCCTG GATTGATAGATGAGATTATGAGTAAAGATAAGCACATAAGGTATGAAGAGCTGTGCAATGCTGTTCGCCCG CATTGGCATGATTTAAGAAAACCCAATGGCGAGCGGTATGCTTATCCGAGTTATTTACATGCGGTCCATGATTGTCTGAGGAACAGGAGTGAATGGGCTCATCTAATAGATCAAGGTCCTAAG ACAAATTCAagcaagaagaggaggaaggccgAGGTTGACCCTGACGTGGCAACAattgaatctgaaaatgaaaaagCAAGGACCAGAGCTTCAAAGGAAGAAGACAACGCGGTGGACTCACATAGAGAAGATTTTCCAAAGCGCAAACGCAATGCGCGGAAGCGTAGGCGACTTGAGCTACGAGGAACCGGTGTGATGGAGGAGGGTAGGAAGAGGCGGAGCCGAGCTGCCGTTTCAGATTATTACTCTGCCGCATTGTCTCATTCGAGCAATGAGGGCAATGAATCCCTCTTCAGCGAGGACGAAAGCCAAGTGGCCGGACCACATGCTGGTGGGACCGAAACCTCTAGTTCTAGCTCAGACGACTCCACTTGA
- the LOC103985801 gene encoding uncharacterized protein LOC103985801 isoform X3, protein MKGRSQRLPPAEPPDDWGDGSWTVDCSCGVTFDDGEEMVSCDECGVWVHTRCSRYVRGEASFACHNCKAAARRLRSASAAAVGHFPLPVDTEETEVAQLLVELPTKTDVCPPPPPPPLQPADSAAGPHRRRLWAEIPLEDRVHVQGVPGGEPNLFGGLSSIFTSQLWKCTGYVPKKFNFRYREFPCWEEDEEKKEGEEEAENPANRGADVLFSLSKEIIPYVPMKKFDAAIKEGEGKVSSGSRSSLSCRKKDRSRLRTVGQANVAKKRREEPGETKDWTGKKKARSSAEKIASDTKRRGSVPFTGMKKFEFQKDKDLQLEEASVPGPKSEDQTEELHSASCFAGQPKGMGHSDKPKHLLADSSMIAREVKVEKVDQLETVKTEKSDNSPKMDVASRGGTSQIAKESSTDEVSSRAMYCMKEPKDESNFEGRLAKVSSSVVMDSGTSKPASADLANGCKELLDKPVLSGSKDAVILSTKMDANEVKIEGADDLSTGNLNFTAPCTVAKLPAIDSQQHGQLLNQLSEGIQDQENKSSFPSHGHWSQDVSRECNEFKDSITSRTGELLKHCNQVENSAEQKGTLEIGHGVIKDSSTSFSPVVTKLSVPCTNMSSSTSTSSAGKASHLTKQARAKVSTNTAAKKEGAPTPAGENMGEILENPAKGQSKVSLFSGSRPSKTSRTSYDSASEHLVSDSKEELPFQSSKASGKEDRTAVLRTHDVAGSLQSQVASVQIKQTSTNLSHRTERSHQSAPYTSSKVLSTSIFMHPSASSNATTTLSDEELALLLHQELNSSPRVPRVPRVRQAAGIQSTPTTGMSVLSKRPSVSGGKDQVSVFRRKNKEDASKYVTRNSQELNDESRKKGRLSSFPDQRHQQSSISSEKKKESQIRPPDLALIKNISLASGEGEKSDPFSSSEVSEHITSIACSSPRDIPRDEGGVIVRTLPGLIDEIMSKDKHIRYEELCNAVRPHWHDLRKPNGERYAYPSYLHAVHDCLRNRSEWAHLIDQGPKTNSSKKRRKAEVDPDVATIESENEKARTRASKEEDNAVDSHREDFPKRKRNARKRRRLELRGTGVMEEGRKRRSRAAVSDYYSAALSHSSNEGNESLFSEDESQVAGPHAGGTETSSSSSDDST, encoded by the exons ATGAAGGGGCGGTCGCAGCGGCTGCCCCCGGCGGAGCCCCCGGACGACTGGGGCGACGGGTCGTGGACGGTGGACTGCTCCTGCGGCGTCACCTTCGACGACGGGGAGGAGATGGTGAGCTGCGACGAGTGCGGCGTGTGGGTGCACACCCGCTGCTCCCGCTACGTCCGCGGCGAGGCGTCCTTCGCTTGCCACAACTGCAAGGCCGCCGCCCGGAGGCTCCGCtcagcctccgccgccgccgtcggGCACTTCCCCCTCCCCGTTGACACCGAGGAGACCGAGGTCGCCCAGCTCCTCGTGGAGCTCCCCACCAAGACCGATGTCTGCCCGCCACCTCCCCCTCCGCCGCTACAGCCGGCCGACTCCGCGGCTGGGCCCCATCGGCGCCGTCTCTGGGCGGAGATTCCGCTCGAGGACCGTGTCCACGTGCAGGGGGTCCCCGGCGGCGAGCCGAACCTCTTCGGAGGCCTCTCATCGATCTTCACGTCGCAGCTCTGGAAGTGCACCGGGTACGTGCCCAAGAAGTTCAATTTCCGATACAGGGAGTTCCCTTGttgggaggaggacgaggagaagaaagagggggaggaggaggccgaGAACCCGGCCAACAGAGGGGCTGATGTGCTATTCTCCCTCTCCAAGGAGATCATTCCTTATGTTCCGATGAAGAAGTTTGATGCGGCCATCAAGGAGGGAGAAGGGAAAGTCTCAAGTGGCAGCCGCTCATCCCTGAGTTGCAGAAAGAAGGATAGGAGCAGGCTTCGGACAGTTGGGcaggcaaatgttgctaagaagaggagggaggagccAGGAGAAACAAAGGACTGGACCGGTAAGAAGAAGGCTAGGAGTTCTGCTGAGAAAATTGCAAGTGATACTAAGAGGAGAG GTTCTGTACCTTTCACTGGTATGAAGAAATTCGAGTTCCAAAAGGACAAGGATCTCCAGCTTGAAGAGGCAAGCGTTCCAGGTCCAAAAAGTGAAGATCAGACAGAAGAATTACACTCAGCATCCTGTTTTGCTGGTCAGCCAAAAGGAATGGGTCACAGTGACAAGCCCAAGCACCTACTTGCTGATAGTAGTATGATAGCGAGAGAGGTGAAGGTTGAGAAAGTTGACCAGCTGGAAACTGTAAAAACCGAGAAAAGTGATAATTCTCCAAAAATGGATGTTGCATCTCGAGGTGGCACAAGTCAAATTGCAAAAGAATCTAGTACAGATGAG GTTAGTAGCAGAGCCATGTACTGCATGAAAGAACCCAAGGATGAGAGCAATTTTGAAGGGCGTCTAGCTAAGGTTTCTTCAAGTGTTGTGATGGACTCAGGAACCTCAAAGCCTGCCAGTGCTGATCTTGCAAATGGTTGTAAAGAATTGCTAGACAAGCCAGTACTTTCAGGCTCAAAAGATGCAGTGATATTAAGCACAAAAATGGATGCAAATGAAGTGAAAATTGAAGGTGCTGATGACCTGTCAACAGGGAATTTAAATTTCACTGCTCCTTGTACAGTTGCAAAGTTGCCTGCTATAGACAGCCAACAACATGGGCAATTATTGAATCAGTTATCTGAGGGTATTCAGGACCAAGAAAACAAATCTAGTTTTCCATCTCATGGACATTGGTCTCAGGATGTTAGCAGAGAGTGTAATGAATTTAAAGATAGTATAACTTCAAGAACTGGTGAGCTTCTGAAACATTGCAATCAAGTGGAGAATTCAGCAGAACAAAAAGGCACACTGGAGATAGGACATG GTGTCATAAAGGATTCTTCAACTTCATTTTCACCAGTTGTCACCAAGCTATCTGTTCCATGTACAAACATGTCTTCCAGTACGTCTACATCCTCAGCTGGTAAGGCAAGCCATTTAACCAAACAAGCACGAGCAAAGGTGAGCACAAATACTGCTGCCAAGAAAGAAGGTGCACCAACTCCAGCTGGAGAAAATATGGGAGAGATTTTAGAAAATCCGGCAAAAGGTCAGTCAAAAGTTTCCCTATTTTCTGGATCTAGGCCATCAAAAACTAGTAGAACATCTTATGATTCTGCCTCTGAGCATCTGGTATCAGATTCAAAAGAAGAATTGCCTTTTCAATCTTCAAAAGCTTCCGGCAAAGAGGACAGAACAGCAGTTTTACGCACTCATGATGTTGCTGGTTCATTGCAGTCCCAAGTAGCTTCTGTTCAAATAAAGCAGACTTCCACAAACCTGTCTCATAGAACTGAAAGAAGTCATCAGTCAGCTCCATACACTTCCTCAAAAGTTCTAAGCACCTCTATTTTTATGCATCCATCTGCATCAAGCAATGCTACCACGACTTTAAGTGATGAAGAG CTCGCACTATTGCTGCATCAAGAATTAAACAGCTCTCCTAGAGTTCCCAGGGTGCCACGTGTGCGGCAAGCTGCTGGCATACAGTCAACCCCCACCACCGGCATGAGTGTGCTTTCCAAACGCCCTTCTGTTTCTGGGGGAAAGGATCAAGTCTCG GTATTCAGaaggaaaaacaaagaagatGCATCGAAATATGTTACCCGCAATTCTCAAGAGTTAAATGATGAGAGCAGGAAAAAGGGTAGGTTGTCATCTTTTCCAGACCAGAGACATCAGCAATCATCCATCTCATCAGAGAAGAAAAAGGAATCACAGATTAGACCTCCTGACTTGGCGTTAATAAAGAATATTTCTCTTGCCTCTGGTGAAGGTGAAAAAAGTGATCCTTTTTCCTCATCTGAGGTTAGTGAACATATTACTTCTATAGCATGCAGCTCACCTAGGGATATTCCGAGAGATGAAGGTGGTGTTATTGTGCGCACTTTGCCTG GATTGATAGATGAGATTATGAGTAAAGATAAGCACATAAGGTATGAAGAGCTGTGCAATGCTGTTCGCCCG CATTGGCATGATTTAAGAAAACCCAATGGCGAGCGGTATGCTTATCCGAGTTATTTACATGCGGTCCATGATTGTCTGAGGAACAGGAGTGAATGGGCTCATCTAATAGATCAAGGTCCTAAG ACAAATTCAagcaagaagaggaggaaggccgAGGTTGACCCTGACGTGGCAACAattgaatctgaaaatgaaaaagCAAGGACCAGAGCTTCAAAGGAAGAAGACAACGCGGTGGACTCACATAGAGAAGATTTTCCAAAGCGCAAACGCAATGCGCGGAAGCGTAGGCGACTTGAGCTACGAGGAACCGGTGTGATGGAGGAGGGTAGGAAGAGGCGGAGCCGAGCTGCCGTTTCAGATTATTACTCTGCCGCATTGTCTCATTCGAGCAATGAGGGCAATGAATCCCTCTTCAGCGAGGACGAAAGCCAAGTGGCCGGACCACATGCTGGTGGGACCGAAACCTCTAGTTCTAGCTCAGACGACTCCACTTGA